The window GAGAGCACCTCGCCCCGCGCGTGCAGGAACGCGAGCCGCTGCCCATCGGCTGCGGGCAGCACGAAGGTATAGACCTTGGCATCGGCGTTGAGGCCATGGCCAACAACATCGAGCAGGTGCTCGCAGCCCTCGCCGGTGACCGCCGAGAGCGGAATGATAGTCTCGTCCGAACGGTAGTCGATGACCTCGCGCAGTTCCTCTGCACGCTCGGGGCTGAGCAGGTCCCACTTGTTCCAGACCTCGATGATCGGGATCGTGGGTTCCTCGCCCGGCTCCTCCTCGTCGTCCTCGCGCGGAATGACGCCCAGGTCCAAAAGGACCGAGAGCACCTGGCGCTTCTGCGATTCGGTGTCGGGGTTGGCAATGTCGCGCACGTGCAGGATGACATCGGCTGCCGTCACTTCCTCCAGCGTGGCGCGGAAGGCCGCGACGAGCTGGGTCGGCAGGTCCGAGATGAAGCCCACGGTGTCCGACAGGATCGCCTTTTGCACGCCCGGCAGGCGCACCGCGCGCATCGTCGGATCGAGCGTGGCGAACAGGAGATCCTCCGCCATCACGTCCGCGCCCGTCACGCGGTTGAACAGCGTCGACTTGCCCGCGTTGGTGTAGCCCACCAGCGCGACGATCGGCCAGGGCGCCTTCTCGCGCCGGTCACGGTGCAGGCCGCGCGTGCGGCGCACCTGCTCCAGTTCGCGGCGCAGGCGTCCCATGCGGTCGCGGATCATCCGGCGGTCGGCCTCGATCTGGGTCTCGCCGGGGCCGCCGAGGAAGCCGAAGCCACCACGCTGACGTTCCAGGTGGGTCCAGCTGCGCACCAGGCGTCCGGCCTGGTAATCGAGGTGGGCCAGTTCGACCTGCAGGCGCCCTTCGGCGGTCGCCGCGCGCTCGCCGAAGATCTCGAGGATCAGGCCAGTGCGGTCGATGACCTTGCGCTTGAGCTTTTCTTCCAGGTTACGCTGCTGGATGGCGGTGAGCGATCCGTCCACCACCACCAGCTCAGCCTCGTGCAGGTTGCAGGCGACCGAGATGTTCTCGATCTGCCCTTCACCAAAGAGCGTGCCCGCGCGCGGCTCGCGGATCGGGATGATCTGGCCATCCGCGATCACGAGGCCGATCGCGAGTGCGAGCCCCTTGGCTTCCTCGAGGCGGGCTTCCGGGTCCAGATCGGCGCTGCCCCGGTTGCCGCGCATGTGCGGATATACGACGAGGGCACGCGCGCC is drawn from Novosphingobium decolorationis and contains these coding sequences:
- the hflX gene encoding GTPase HflX; this encodes MDDELKGEVTRGARALVVYPHMRGNRGSADLDPEARLEEAKGLALAIGLVIADGQIIPIREPRAGTLFGEGQIENISVACNLHEAELVVVDGSLTAIQQRNLEEKLKRKVIDRTGLILEIFGERAATAEGRLQVELAHLDYQAGRLVRSWTHLERQRGGFGFLGGPGETQIEADRRMIRDRMGRLRRELEQVRRTRGLHRDRREKAPWPIVALVGYTNAGKSTLFNRVTGADVMAEDLLFATLDPTMRAVRLPGVQKAILSDTVGFISDLPTQLVAAFRATLEEVTAADVILHVRDIANPDTESQKRQVLSVLLDLGVIPREDDEEEPGEEPTIPIIEVWNKWDLLSPERAEELREVIDYRSDETIIPLSAVTGEGCEHLLDVVGHGLNADAKVYTFVLPAADGQRLAFLHARGEVLSEVADGEDENGPRIRIEVRLAERELGRFRAL